One Fusarium poae strain DAOMC 252244 chromosome 4, whole genome shotgun sequence DNA window includes the following coding sequences:
- a CDS encoding hypothetical protein (TransMembrane:4 (i101-119o131-151i189-211o217-235i)~BUSCO:44989at5125): MADSSPAANGNSLLETTKTSECHLALLAHRYAARDAAAAYQSVANGPVAQNVYGHTQKASTELSNLAASRRTPATPAATGQPLTHYHSFFSELLSWNNPRASAIAYATIVSAIFAARYLDVLRWSLKTSWMVLGVTILAEVLGKVVLNNGLATQVRPRRYYTVPRETLDAVIGDVHELINFFVIEAQRIIFAENVAASAAAFVAAFISYYLVKLVPVWGLSLIGTTVAFVVPLIYTSNQELIDEQLHHASELINSQTAQIQSVASKQMEQVSNISKQYVGDYSDKVQGLLQGKTPSRQKIDMPQNSNSALSAKQPQFPSPPTDEPIASTNPPQIPTPAALREEINEPTAIDTAAPELPHEDVVPAKEPMLAS, from the exons ATGGCCGATTCTTCTCCTGCCGCTAACGGCAACTCTCTTCTTGAGACCACCAAGACTAGTGAG TGCCATCTTGCGCTTTTGGCTCATCGCTACGCCGCTCGCG atgctgctgctgcgtACCAATCGGTTGCCAACG GCCCCGTTGCTCAAAATGTCTATGGTCACACTCAGAAAGCTTCCACCGAGCTCTCTAACCTTGCTGCCTCTCGACGCACTCCTGCGACTCCGGCTGCCACTGGCCAACCTCTTACTCACTACCACTCCTTCTTTTCCGAGCTTCTGTCATGGAACAACCCTC GCGCATCTGCTATCGCTTATGCCACTATCGTCTCTGCCATCTTCGCTGCACGATACCTAGATGTTCTCCGATGGAGTCTCAAGACATCCTGGATGGTCCTTGGCGTGACCATTCTCGCTGAGGTTCTTGGCAAGGTTGTCCTTAACAATGGTCTGGCTACTCAGGTTCGCCCTCGACGATACTACACAGTTCCTCGTGAGACCTTGGACGCCGTTATTGGCGACGTCCATGAGCTCATCAACTTTTTCGTCATTGAGGCTCAGCGAATCATCTTTGCTGAAAATGTTGCTGCCTCCGCTGCT GCTTTCGTCGCCGCTTTTATCTCCTACTATCTCGTCAAGCTCGTTCCCGTCTGGGGTCTTTCCCTAATTGGCACTACCGTTGCTTTTGTTGTGCCTTTGATCTACACCTCTAACCAGGAGCTCATCGACGAGCAACTTCACCACGCCTCCGAGCTCATCAACAGCCAGACTGCCCAGATCCAGAGCGTTGCTTCTAAACAGATGGAGCAGGTTTCCAACATCAGCAAGCAATACGTCGGCGACTACAGCGACAAGGTCCAGGGTCTCCTCCAAGGCAAGACCCCTTCTCGCCAGAAGATCGACATGCCTCAGAACTCCAACTCTGCTCTCTCTGCCAAGCAGCCTCAGTTCCCCTCTCCTCCCACTGATGAGCCCATTGCGTCTACCAACCCTCCTCAAATTCCCACTCCCGCGGCTTTGAGAGAGGAGATCAACGAGCCCACCGCTATTGACACTGCGGCTCCTGAGCTTCCCCACGAAGATGTTGTTCCCGCCAAGGAGCCCATGCTTGCTTCTTAA
- a CDS encoding hypothetical protein (BUSCO:9167at5125) — protein sequence MDARVGESLHEPLPLTASTERDSIARDPAPETPKMAHDSLVTVRLSEPDPIVLDSPIANSVADTDQTTPTKDPTDDLVDIPVSPLSPKHSLLEDDKNESLDDESKTLIKEEAVDTGALRISIANMPPPILTTRTLQDELADDDNSSDDQDEVNWEKLERKEDEQTKDEETDNSTALLLARLEQENAKLATNPKSVKVQGVDRATAERSAVSRPRPPSMAQLRQMVQGPTPPALRYSMLPPPPMTDLEFYAALVKDYQQTAARLPTLLSNKIRKGIPPPLRGVVWQSMSGARDAMLEDQFDRFLGETSPYEVIIGKDLGRSFPGVDMFRDPDGDGQRMLGRVLKCFSLYDTKIGYCQGLAFLVGPLLMHMPDKQAFCVLVRLMEQYDLRACFLPDLSGLHVRIFQFKELLRQSLPVLSNHLDELQVDPAYVSQWFLSFFAVTCPLPMLFRIYDVIFAEGASETLMRVALSLMRKNEARLLACTEMEDVMQLLLSRGLWDCYHYNADEFVQDFVGLSGAVTAENMQQLEQSYRDSKAAATNPVRGSEITTAASRFLGRIWASSNNNKSSNLSPGTSAPARPSSILRRTASKQSLASTLNSMEASSASVTSSTSTDATTMSRDSSNTEDRRDSTPVGNKTIATHKNTDERNLHNQIEDLLTALSELQRNHSLLSNQLQREREDRQEDQKAVQSLLNGLRQKADLTLSRSNSPQVTESSDKEDGPGNEEDESTKPSHKATVDSSEDESPKEEPKPVEDLESLLKIVEERFQVDEAKRQSSMLVSKSQLQDELNYAKNQLAAALSQSQEYKRQILDLNHEMSGVKEQLRESHTHVRSLHQDKQRLEKQIHGLKSRVSSASSAHETTKEVEVDRSSKTGGGLREFKLNRSKTTPPQPHPFRHQHQHQHQHEQETEATSKFNKRLSSLPRGHETSVPTVTTTGPAPSQSEHEALLAELVQAKTAEAVAKQEAEEARQKLESIRKSHGLSRSVSGHSSSASQSGPGGVFGLLTGHGSPAANDVAMKPTSGNAGSPGSGGSFWGWRR from the exons ATGGACGCCCGAGTTGGAGAGAGCCTCCATGAGCCTCTCCCTTTAACCGCGTCTACGGAACGAGACTCCATAGCACGAGACCCAGCTCCCGAGACCCCCAAGATGGCTCACGATTCTTTGGTAACCGTCCGTCTCTCTGAACCGGATCCCATAGTCCTCGATTCTCCCATAGCCAACTCGGTCGCCGATACAGATCAGACAACACCGACCAAAGACCCGACCGACGACCTTGTCGATATTCCTGTCTCTCCTCTATCACCTAAACATAGTCTGCTGGAGGACGATAAGAACGAGAGCCTGGACGACGAGTCAAAAACTCTGATTAAGGAAGAGGCCGTCGACACGGGAGCCCTTCGCATATCAATAGCAAACATGCCACCGCCGATTCTCACAACACGGACGTTGCAAGACGAACtagctgatgatgataactCATCAGACGACCAAGATGAGGTGAATTGGGAGAAGCTCGAGCGAAAGGAAGATGAACAAACCAAGGACGAAGAAACCGACAAC TCCACGGCGCTGTTATTGGCCCGACTTGAACAGGAGAACGCAAAACTGGCTACGAACCCGAAAAGCGTCAAAGTCCAAGGCGTTGACCGCGCCACTGCTGAACGTAGCGCAGTTAGCAGGCCTCGTCCACCCTCGATGGCACAGCTTCGTCAAATGGTTCAAGGACCAACGCCCCCTGCTCTACGATACTCAATGTTACCTCCACCTCCCATGACGGACCTTGAGTTCTACGCTGCCCTCGTCAAAGATTACCAACAGACCGCTGCACGGCTCCCAACTCTACTCTCAAATAAGATTCGCAAAGGTATCCCGCCGCCGCTGCGTGGCGTGGTCTGGCAAAGTATGTCTGGGGCTCGGGATGCCATGTTGGAAGACCAGTTTGATCGTTTCCTCGGCGAGACCAGTCCCTACGAAGTTATAATTGGCAAAGACTTGGGCAGAAGTTTCCCAGGGGTGGACATGTTCCGCGATCCAGATGGTGACGGACAACGTATGCTTGGTCGCGTTCTCAAGTGCTTCAGTCTCTACGACACCAAGATTGGCTATTGTCAGGGGCTGGCCTTTCTGGTCGGCCCATTGCTGATGCATATGCCCGACAAACAGGCATTCTGTGTTTTGGTTCG CCTCATGGAGCAGTACGACCTAAGGGCATGCTTCCTCCCTGATCTCTCGGGTCTCCACGTACGCATTTTCCAATTTAAGGAGTTGCTACGCCAAAGCCTCCCAGTTTTATCGAATCATCTTGATGAGCTCCAAGTCGACCCTGCCTATGTCTCTCAATGGTTTCTCAGTTTTTTCGCGGTAACTTGTCCCTTGCCGATGTTGTTTCGCATATACGATGTGATATTCGCCGAGGGCGCTTCAGAGACATTGATGAGAGTCGCGCTATCCCTAATGAGGAAGAATGAGGCACGCCTATTGGCTTGCACCGAGATGGAAGATGTGATGCAGCTTCTTTTATCTCGTGGCCTTTGGGACTGCTACCATTACAACGCAGATGAATTCGTACAAGACTTTGTCGGGCTGTCAGGTGCTGTCACCGCCGAAAACATGCAGCAGCTTGAGCAAAGCTATCGCGACTCCAAAGCAGCTGCCACCAACCCTGTAAGAGGGTCCGAGATCACTACTGCAGCTAGTCGTTTCCTCGGTCGCATATGGGCTTCATCAAACAACAATAAGTCCTCAAACCTTAGCCCTGGTACTAGCGCACCCGCACGACCCTCAAGTATACTGCGACGCACTGCATCAAAGCAGAGCCTCGCATCAACATTAAATTCAATGGAAGCCAGCTCAGCAAGCGTCACAAGTTCGACTTCGACAGATGCTACCACAATGTCTAGAGATTCCTCCAATACCGAAGACAGACGCGACTCCACGCCAGTCGGTAACAAGACAATAGCTACTCACAAGAACACGGACGAAAGAAACCTACACAATCAGATTGAAGACCTTTTGACCGCCCTGAGCGAGCTACAGCGTAACCACTCATTATTGTCGAACCAATTGCAGCGCGAACGTGAAGACAGGCAGGAGGATCAGAAAGCGGTCCAGTCCCTCCTGAACGGATTAAGACAAAAGGCAGACTTGACGTTGTCTCGATCGAATAGCCCGCAGGTCACTGAATCGTCTGACAAGGAGGATGGCCCAGGTAACGAGGAAGACGAATCCACAAAACCGAGCCACAAGGCAACCGTTGACTCCAGCGAGGACGAATCTCCAAAAGAAGAACCCAAACCCGTCGAAGATCTGGAGAGCTTACTCAAAATTGTTGAGGAGCGGTTCCAGGTCGATGAAGCAAAACGTCAATCCTCGATGCTTGTTTCAAAATCACAACTGCAGGACGAGTTAAATTACGCCAAGAACCAGCTCGCTGCTGCCCTTTCGCAATCACAAGAGTACAAACGCCAGATCTTGGATCTCAACCACGAGATGTCGGGCGTGAAGGAGCAATTACGGGAGAGTCACACACATGTTAGATCGCTTCATCAGGACAAGCAAAGACTCGAAAAGCAGATACACGGTTTGAAGTCTAGAGTATCATCAGCCAGCTCAGCGCACGAGACAACTAAGGAAGTCGAAGTGGACAGAAGCAGCAAGACTGGAGGCGGCCTTCGAGAGTTTAAGCTCAATCGCAGCAAGACGACACCCCCACAACCTCATCCCTTTCGacatcagcatcagcatcaacatcaacatgagCAGGAAACAGAAGCTACAAGCAAGTTCAACAAGCGACTGTCGTCTTTGCCTCGAGGTCACGAAACAAGCGTCCCAACGGTGACCACAACAGGACCCGCACCGTCTCAGAGTGAGCATGAAGCATTGCTTGCTGAGTTAGTGCAGGCCAAAACAGCAGAGGCGGTCGCCAAGCAAGAAGCTGAGGAAGCTCGGCAGAAGCTGGAGTCGATACGGAAATCACATGGTTTGAGTCGATCTGTATCAGGCCATAGTTCGTCGGCGTCGCAATCCGGTCCTGGGGGAGTCTTTGGATTGCTCACTGGTCACGGGTCGCCCGCTGCGAACGATGTTGCAATGAAGCCTACATCAGGAAATGCTGGGTCCCCGGGATCAGGAGGAAGTTTCTGGGGCTGGCGAAGGTAA